Within Cucumis melo cultivar AY chromosome 4, USDA_Cmelo_AY_1.0, whole genome shotgun sequence, the genomic segment tagaagtgggaaaatgtttgatttttttttttttttaaattgtgttTGTTTCCTTCTGCTTTCTTACTTATGATTTTTAGATTTGTTATTCCCATTTGAATTTCCTTACCCAatcaagaaaacaaaaacaaatgcATGAAATCACAATATCCATATTGTAACATTTCCATTTAAGATTTTAGTTATtgaaattaagtttataaacaaaatttcTACCTCTAAAtttatttctatatattttcaactttttattttaattcctagattttgaatttaatttcaaaattacttcTAAAGGGACATAAATATCCATAGATAGAAGTGATGTTTATATgcttaatttaaaattaaaaaatgtttacaaaattaaaattttaaattttcaaagtaGAATAGACAACGAATAACAAAAAACATATAAACTTTTGAGTTGAAACGATGTTTATAccataattttaattttttaaaacaaaactttaaacCAATCTAAAAAGTGTGCTTAACAATAAATTGAATAAGATTATATTTTAGACATACAAATATTCTTTTTATCTCAaaagttaataaataaaatcataGCATTTTAAAAAGGGCAAAAACAGTGGAAATTCctaaccttaaaaaaaaaaagagatatataATGTTTTGACCCCATGAACTTTTTCTAAAAGACTAAGGACAGgaaatttttgtttctttaataattttttttaaaaaaaaatcttaaataaataataacaaatgggtaatttttatttttggaatCTAAGAGCAAAGCATTTGAAAATTCTCTTTGCTTTCCACCACTACAATGAATAGCAAAAGCATAATTTGTTTGGCCTTCCATCCAAATACTGTATTAATCTAATATGATCTTTGTTAACTAAGCACTAAACATACACTTAAGCCAATgccaatttattatattattcaatAAGTTAGAAGCATATaatcaacaaaaacaaaaagaaaaacccaaCTTTTTCTATATTCTTCCAAAGGGATCAAAACCTAACTGGCAAAATGCATGAATTTCAGAaagaagagggaaaaaaaaaataaaaaaaagtcaGACAAAATTAAGTAGATCATTGGATTCTATTTAactatatattaatttttaatgtCGTTGTACGTATATAATGTAAGTAATTGTCGATTACCAAAACTgttgaaaattattataaattgtTAAACGGTTAAAAATACTTACAAATTtggtcaaaaaaaaaaaaaagaatgcaTGAAATTGGAAATCAAATTGGGAGGACGAAGATACCATTGAGTTATTATATTGATTTTTCTATACACATGATATAAAGAGCATAAATTTGAGGAATACTTGAGCTTCTAAGTCCATATTAAATTCGTTAGTGTAAACAATCTGGATTGACctaatgaaaaaataaaagacattGAGTTAATGAAGAACTAAGAAGAAACGATCGAGTTCAATCTATGATACTTATATCTATCTAGAATTTAACATCTTATGAGTTTACTCACTATTTTGTGAGTCATGTTGAGATGGTACGACATTcacaaatataaaaagaaataataacgTGATAAATAAATCACGAGGTTAAAAAAGCTACCAAAATTTGAAAGGAGTGGAAGAGTAGGCATAGGCATGTGTTGAACAAAACAACTCTCAGTGTGTGGAATGTCAAAGGTTTGGTACAAAGtctatttatcattattattttctcaTTCTTCCTTGAATACCCAATGACACAAAGTTGTACCAAAAGGGAATTGTTAGATACAAAAGTAGTAGTATTTATTCTTCAAATCACACCCTTGGATTCCCATTTAATTTGATAAAGtaaaagtttcaatcaattgtTCACCACTAATGGTGAGAATTGGAATATGTTCTTCCAACTCCTagtggataaaaaaaaaaaaaaaaaaaaaaacccttaaaatATTTTGCATGCTATGGAATTTATGCTATTTCAAATTTATGAGGCTGCTCTCAAATTATACCCActattgtatttttatttttgtagtCCATCCCCATCTTCCCCCACTTTCCCACTTTTTCCCTTTAAGTAGTACTCTTTAAAACCCAAAATCCACTTTCTTCCTTTCAAAACGTAAGCTTCAAGCATCCACGCACCCTCAAAACTACTCATCGACATCTCTTTTCTATCACGTGAATGTAGTTAATATACCGTTAATAAACAACGTAAATTttacgttttttttttgtttattttatttttttgaatttataaACATGATAACATGAATATATAACTCAATTGGCTAATAAACATACTCATTAGACTAATAAATCAAAGGTTCAAATCCCTCCCTGCTCGTACatggtaaattttttttttttttaatgaaaatgacGTATCTTGTTATTTAACATTGACTGATTGATTTTTGAGTGCTCTATGCTTGTTCCTAAAACAACCATATAAAACAATGAGACTGCAACAGAGATATCCATATTATAATGATTAGAATTCCAACTATGTTTTTATCTTAGTTCAACATCATGTGAGAACTTCAGTTCCTAAAACTTTTGATCTTGAGTACATGTTTTATATCTACGTGGATAGTAACAACAAATATCGAAGGTcaatacatattttttttatagtcTTAGAccaaaagaaattaataataaaataaatagaaacacaCCTATATCCCAATTTACACATTGTGAGGGTTGGCATTGTGAGGGTTGGGACAAACTAAGTGGGCATTATCATTTTCTTTACATTGCATTGAAGACAAACAAAGGAGACAATTGTTCTTCATCCTTTCTTGAccatgctattgataatgacaaTATGATCGATTACTTCTTAACACACACCCATATGTCCACAATACTTTTTGGATTTGGTACTATTTATGTTTGACTAAAAATTGTCTTAATTAATCATGCACGGAATGATTACTACATCGAATATTCATATTCAAATCATAACATATCATAACAGCATGAAAACAATATTAATTTGAGGTATAGGACGGTAGAAAAGAGACCTAACGGTATGGAATTAGTAACTATAAGGAAAGAGGTacaattgaaaaagatataTGTACTAGTTTTCAATTGATTGTTAGATTTCATAACGTTATGTTATgaatttagttttaatttactttataattttgaaaatataatatatttaccTTTAATGTTTGAGCATTATTTCAATTTGGTTAcgatttttcatttttactaaaattattttcaacTTTCACTTCGAAAATCTTTCAAATCAATTACTAAAGTCTGAAAATGAGGATGTAATAAAAAGGTAAATgtgtaaaatttaaaatttaaagaaaaaattcaaacaaataCTCATacatcaaaatataaaattttaaccTTCGGAAGTTATGATCTAAATTAATATCACATTAAGAGTACAACATTTTATTACATGTGCTTTGTGATTATTtttttgtatgttttttttaaagttaaaatacGTTTAAATAGAGGAGAATTATCACAAATAACAAAAtagacaaactatttacatatTATCACAAAATCAAGTGTAATGAAATTTTGTCGTTTTTTATACCatagagtgtaaatagtttatattttttattatttcttaaaaaaacctTACGTATTTTTAAAACATaagatatttttcttaaaaaaaaaaagaaattatcattttctttgttcttaaattttattttcttaaattatgaaccaaacattttcaaatttacaatcaaacataaattttaaattttaaattaaaatgaaaggtgtgaaattttttattttgaagtgaaagttatcaaaatagaaaaatttaaaaaaagaaagaaagaaaaatcaagtgaagttatcaaaaaaataattttgtctTAATGGTGTTTTCCATGGGATGTGAATATATTTTATCTTTCTATTTTTGGCAAAATCcctatggaaaaaaaaaatctttctcAAAAGAACGTAGCACGTATATTAGGGATGTTTAAATAACTCGAAAACTCTAGACTACATAGCCCAAATTCTAAAGATTGGGTTGGATTGATTTATGTTTTGTTCAGGTTGTGCTGGTTCGGGTTAACCAACCTAACCCAAAATTTTAatgttattaatatatataatcactcataaatattataattcataCATATTGTTCGTAGACTTTGTTTGGCGGTATAATAAATACGTTGAAATGTGATATTTAACATTTgagttttataaaattttagcTATTAATATGTGTTgtagacaaatttaaatattttaagttgataaaaaatgtatttacttaaaaaaataaataaataacccgATAACTCTAACACAAATCTAACTCTTAGTTGGATATCGAATTTAGGAAGAAGTGAATGAAATAATTTAGGATGTTGCAGAAGAGAAGAGAGGGGGAGTAGGGAGAGATAGGGTGAGAAGGAGAGCAGGGGATAAAATTGAAAGCGGGGGCCACAGCAGTTGGCAAGTAatagacgaagaagaagaagaagaagaagatagtGAGATAAGAAATAGAAGAGTGGACTTTGTGCTGAAAGACGAAAGTAAGAGTCAGAGATTTAAAAAAAGGAAACTGTCTGTTTCCAAAACGACAGAAACAGCCTTTCattgccccccccccccccccccccccccccccccatcatCCCCAATGCCAATTGCCCATCCCTTCCTTACTCCCCCTATTCTAACACACACCCTTTTACATAAAATTAATCATTCATAATAATACTTAACCAAATACATGATGTCCAATTATATATACTTCAAATATAAAGCTTACATGACTCTTATTATTCATAACCTTGATACAATATTATATTACAATTctcatttctaaattttcattaatttgataTCATTACAAACACTAAATCTACGTTTATGTTCATCCgcaatttttttgttttgttattgaTGTGAACTCTATTGAAAAACGATTTAGAGAATAATCCAATAGTTTACAAATTTTTCACAAACTTGTAAAACATAGTGGTGTCtgtctttttccttttcatttgtAAAACCTAAATGTAGCTTTGAAAAGTTTCTTAGCTTTTTTGTTTATAATGGGATGTGAAAATGTTGATTCACTCATTTTATCGATATCAAACTCATGAAGACTTAGAAATGTAGATTGTAATTTAATATCGTGCTTATTTCGTTTTGCAACATTATCAATTATTGTAAGAAAGAGTTTGGGACGAATGGTGACTTATTATAATTTGAGGATTATAATAGTCTGTATTTGGGGTACACATTTGAGGGGAGTAGAATGAACTGATTAAGCAAAAAGGGGATTCGTCTTATTTTGCTCCCCTTATTTTACCCCAAAATTCATGCCACACACTATTCCATTCTTTCGATCGGATGCACCCAATCATCCGATCGAGAGAATGAAAGTGTGTGGCAGGTAGTACAACAATGTGTGATAGTGAGTAAAACAACATAATCCCCATTTTGCTTAATCCATGCCCCAAATGTAGAGTAGGTTAAAATAACCCACTCCACTCCCCTTAAGTTTGAGGCCTAACAACGCTTTAAAATGTTTAGGGatgttatatatttttataaaagttAACAAATAAATGCTCGGTGCTTTTTTAATCAAGTTAAAATGATTGTCTATTCTCATTCACAACATTTTCTTATTTGATATTTGTATGTTTGATAGATTTTTGTAACAATATAAGGAAAAGAGTAATGGTTGGATAGAATTTAGGTGGTTGCAAAAATGaaatatggaaaagaaaaagaatgttaGTGTTAGATAGAATGAGATCCAAATTAGATTAAATATGAAATTAGTGTGGATATGTTAAAGTTGTGGAAGAAAATAGAAGAGCATCTGTGCATATATGCATGAAATTTTGTTTGGATTCCAACAAATCTAATAGTATAGTCATATATTTAATTGGGAGGTGggatgagaaagaaaaagaagtgggGGATGGGGAAGAAGGGAAGAAGGGAAGAAGGGAAGAAGGGGGAAGAAGGGGAAGGGATGCAGGAGATGACTTACCAGAAATCTTGTGGGCCCCTGGGTTATTGTCAGGCGCCAAACTACACGCCGTCAAACCACACCTATCGGATGACTTCCGTCCAAATTTCATAACtcttttaacattttataaCAAAAGCATGTGAACCTACTGAATATATAAATCATGTAAATTCAAATGGTTGGTAATGTATTAATAAAAATCGTATTTGAGACCGCTTAATACGAGCGTAACTTAACTTACGCATATAATTTACAAATGTGCTagtgaaaaaaatttaaaatccatattaattagaGAAGTTTAAATAACTTGATAATTTGAATCTAACCCACCCAAATTGTAAGGATTGAGTTTGGTTTGgttcttttttctattattttttgaGATTGGGTTGGTTCGAATTGACCTACCTCGACCCGAAATTCtaatagtattaaaaaaaaaaattatcatgaTGTATGAATATTGTAATTCATACATATTGTTGTAATAAATATGTTGTATTTTGATATTTATCATTTGagttttatgattttttttttgttggtatATATCGTTTTTGCTTTAATTTACTTTGACTttgattttgtaattttgtgttttgtgttttgtggtttTAGTTCTTTGACTAAAATTAGCATTTAGAAAAACATAATTAACAATAGTAATATAAAATTTGAGAGTAAAGTAaactaaaataacaaaatttgatAATACATAGaatgaaaatgaagattttaaaatttgaaaaagtcaaattttaaaCGGCGTTAGACTATAAGAATGGAGGTTGAAAGACAAATCATCCATCCCTCGGTCACCGTCGGTCTCCGTCTAATCGATTGCCTCGTACATGATGTAGGGCCCAGATAAGGTGAGTAGATAGGAGTCGCAGAGTCTAGGATAAGACGGCCTCACCTGATCCCTACTCTACTCTTTCTCACACTGCCTCTCACTCGAATTGGATGTTTCGGATTTGTTTATTCTTCCGTTGTTTCCATCTTTTTACCGCCACCGCCTATGCCTATTAGAGCCCTTCGAATTTTCGTTTAATTTGATGCCATCGCCATTTCCGCAAATTCCATATTCTTCCATCTTCATATTCACTTTGTTCCAACGTAGAACACGAAACACAGAGCAGGAATGAAGAGAAGACCCATTGATCCTTTTGTTTCCCGTTTAGGTTCCTTCTTCATATTCCTTTTCTTTGCTAGTTTATGCTTTGCCAATCGCGATATGGAAGCGCTGTTAAAGATGAAAAGTTCAATGATCGGACCGGGGAGGTCGGAGCTTGGTGATTGGGAGCCGTCGCCTTCGTCGTCTCCGTCTGCTCATTGTGATTTCTCTGGTGTTACTTGCGATGGTGATAATAGAGTTGTTGCGCTTAACGTCTCGAATCTCCGTTTATTTGGCTCCATTCCGCCGGAGATTGGAATGTTGGATAAGATTGAGAACTTGACTTTAGTGAGCAACAATCTAACTGGAAAGCTTCCTCTTGAGATGGCGAAACTCACGTCCCTTAAGTTTCTTAACCTATCTAACAATGCATTTCGTGATAATTTAACGGCTGAAATCACGGTAGGAATGACCGAACTGGAGGTTTTTGATATCTATAACAATAATTTCTTCGGTCTGCTTCCGGTGGAATTTGTTAAATTGAAGAAGCTCAAGCATCTTGACCTTGGCGGTTGCTACTTTACTGGTCAAATTCCTGCTGTTTACTCGGAAATGCAGTCGTTGGAGTTCTTGAGCGTTCGGGGAAACATGCTTACCGGAAGGATTCCGGCGAGTTTGGGGAGGTTGAAGAATCTTAGATATCTGTACGCCGGATATTTTAATCATTACGACGGAGGTATTCCTCCAGAGTTTGGATCCTTGAGTTCCCTGGAGCTTATCGATTTAGCTAACTGTAACCTCATCGGTGAAATTCCTCCGAGTTTGGGGAATTTGAAGCACTTGCATAGTCTATTTTTACAAGTAAACAATCTTACTGGTCGGATTCCGTCTGAACTTTCCGGACTGATTAGCCTCAAGTCATTGGACCTCTCGCTGAACGAACTCACCGGAGAGATACCGTCGAGTTTCGTTGCGCTGCAGAATCTTACGCTGATCAATTTGTTCAATAACAGACTTCATGGTCCAATTCCTGGTTTCGTTGGTGATTTTCCTCATCTCGAAGTGCTTCAGTTATGGAATAACAACTTCACGCTCCAGCTCCCCGAGAATCTCGGGCGTAATGGCAAGCTGTTTCTGCTCGATGTGGCGACGAATCATCTAACTGGCCTCATTCCTCAGGATTTATGTAACGGTAGGTTGAAGACTTTGATTCTTTTAGATAATTACTTCTTTGGGCCCATCCCTGAGAAATTAGGCCGGTGTGATTCGCTTACGAAAATAAGAATTGCGGGAAATTTCTTCAATGGAACGGTTCCGGCAGGGTTCTTCAACTTTCCGGCGTTGGAGCAACTCGACATCAGTAACAATTACTTCTCCGGTGCCCTTCCGTCGCAAATGTCAGGGGAGATTCTTGGAAGTCTACTGCTTAGTAACAACCATATAACCGGGGAAATCCCGGCGGCGATTAGGAATTTAGAGAACTTGCAGGTTGTTTCTCTGGAACATAACCAATTCACCGGGAATTTgcccaaggaaatatttcaatTAAACAAGTTGCTGAGGATTAACATCAGTTTTAACAATATTAGCGGCGAAATTCCGGATTCGGTTGTTCAGTGCACTTCGTTAACGTTAGTTGATCTCAGCGAAAATTATCTCGTTGGCGTAATTCCCAGAGGAATTTCGAAGCTGAAAATCTTGAGCGTCCTCAATTTGTCTAGAAATCACTTGACAGGCCAAATTCCGAACGAGATGCGATCGATGATGAGTCTTACAACTCTTGATTTGTCTTACAACAATTTCTTCGGCAAAATCCCCACCGGCGGTCAGTTTTCTGTATTCAACGTCAGTGCATTCATCGGAAACCCTAATCTCTGCTTCCCCAACCATGGGCCATGCGCATCTTTACAcaagaatttaaaatatgttaaaCTAATCATCCCACTCGTCGCGATATTCATCGTTCTTTTATGTGTACTCGCTGCACTTTATCTCTGGAAGAGAAAGAAGATTCAGAAATCAAAGGCATGGAAACTCACAGCGTTCCAACGCCTCAACTTCAAAGCAGAGGACGTCCTAGAATGCTTGAAGGATGAAAGTATCATCGGCAAAGGCGGAGCCGGAGTAGTCTATCGTGGATCAATGCCTGACGGCTCCGTCGTGGCTATTAAACTGTTATTAGGAAGCGGCCGGAACGACCACGGTTTCTCTGCTGAAATTCAGACTCTAGGACGAATCAAGCACCGGAATATCGTCAGGCTTTTGGGGTACGTGTCGAACAGAGACACGAATCTGCTGCTGTACGAGTACATGCCTAATGGTAGCTTGGACCAGAGGCTGCATGGAGTGAAGGGCGGTCATTTGCATTGGGACTTGCGGTACAAGATTGCTATGGAAGCTGCTAAGGGACTCTGTTACTTGCACCATGATTGTACGCCGTTGATCATTCACAGAGACGTGAAGTCCAACAATATACTGCTGGACAAGCTGTTTGAGGCACATGTGTCCGACTTTGGGCTCGCCAAGTTCTTGCAAAACGGCGGCGCCTCCGAGTGTATGTCCTCCATTGCCGGCTCCTATGGCTACATCGCTCCAGGTCTGTCCTCTAATCTGTTTCATCGTTTTTAGTAATCCTAATTAACTTAGTTCTTTAAGAAGGATAAGTTATTGATTGGTCATTCCTGTCTTGGTTTACTGGGATTAATTCAGGATTAGTAACGGGATTAACTTGTTAAGTATTAATTGAAGAACTAGATTAGATTTCACACCCAATATGGTTTTAGCTAATTAGAAATTCTTGTTATtgttatttcttaaaaaaatataagtGAGGTCGTCTTTCAATGAAGATAAGTACATAATTTCATTTGTGTCGCCATTCATGGGCTGACACTCACTGACTTGGGCCTATGAGAGGCCGAATATATGGTTTACTACTATTTATGATGCCTTAACCCCTTAATCTAGCGACCAGTAGTTGGCTCTAGTTGTGTTTCATTTAGTTGGATCTAGTTGTGTTTCATTTATTAAGTTCCCGTTTGAGGTATTTAGTTGATGGGTGTGAATAATAGTTATTATAATGCGTAGGTTATAATAAATTGTGTTTTAGATTATTTTTGATTTGGATTGATTTAGAAAAAAGTTATTTCttgtatattaattttttttttgtttgaagtCTTTGGTTGCATAAcacttttattaaaaaaaaaaaaaaatttgtaaatttgacACTGCATTTCAAACACACTGTGAAATGGGTTTGACTGTTAGACTATGGGTGGTTGGTATTCGAAgacaaaaaaaataacaaacatGATTATTAAGTTTCTCACTCAAGAAAAACAAAGTAGTAAGTTTTTTTGAGTGGTCTgtaatttattttgtaaatatatttttaaaagtttaaaggcCTAAATAAAAAGGGTAAGAGtttgaaaacaaatttatttttgtctATTATGAAGAAGACAAATGTTTTGGAACATTACACCACATCA encodes:
- the LOC103503866 gene encoding receptor protein kinase CLAVATA1, which codes for MKRRPIDPFVSRLGSFFIFLFFASLCFANRDMEALLKMKSSMIGPGRSELGDWEPSPSSSPSAHCDFSGVTCDGDNRVVALNVSNLRLFGSIPPEIGMLDKIENLTLVSNNLTGKLPLEMAKLTSLKFLNLSNNAFRDNLTAEITVGMTELEVFDIYNNNFFGLLPVEFVKLKKLKHLDLGGCYFTGQIPAVYSEMQSLEFLSVRGNMLTGRIPASLGRLKNLRYLYAGYFNHYDGGIPPEFGSLSSLELIDLANCNLIGEIPPSLGNLKHLHSLFLQVNNLTGRIPSELSGLISLKSLDLSLNELTGEIPSSFVALQNLTLINLFNNRLHGPIPGFVGDFPHLEVLQLWNNNFTLQLPENLGRNGKLFLLDVATNHLTGLIPQDLCNGRLKTLILLDNYFFGPIPEKLGRCDSLTKIRIAGNFFNGTVPAGFFNFPALEQLDISNNYFSGALPSQMSGEILGSLLLSNNHITGEIPAAIRNLENLQVVSLEHNQFTGNLPKEIFQLNKLLRINISFNNISGEIPDSVVQCTSLTLVDLSENYLVGVIPRGISKLKILSVLNLSRNHLTGQIPNEMRSMMSLTTLDLSYNNFFGKIPTGGQFSVFNVSAFIGNPNLCFPNHGPCASLHKNLKYVKLIIPLVAIFIVLLCVLAALYLWKRKKIQKSKAWKLTAFQRLNFKAEDVLECLKDESIIGKGGAGVVYRGSMPDGSVVAIKLLLGSGRNDHGFSAEIQTLGRIKHRNIVRLLGYVSNRDTNLLLYEYMPNGSLDQRLHGVKGGHLHWDLRYKIAMEAAKGLCYLHHDCTPLIIHRDVKSNNILLDKLFEAHVSDFGLAKFLQNGGASECMSSIAGSYGYIAPEYAYTLKVDEKSDVYSFGVVLLELIAGRKPVGDFGEGVDIVRWVLKTTSELSQPSDAASVLAVVDSRLTEYPLQAVIHLFKIAMMCVEEDSSARPTMREVVHMLSNPPRSAPTLINL